In Vespa crabro chromosome 14, iyVesCrab1.2, whole genome shotgun sequence, the following are encoded in one genomic region:
- the LOC124429239 gene encoding uncharacterized protein LOC124429239 isoform X4 — protein sequence MDLVVDKENNRKKITLSWENVTVSVNDHKQTFLQSVWSDIRSGSRIRKLELLKKVSGYAESNNMIAIMGPSGAGKTTLLSTIAKKIQPTCGSIRINGLDVSDIIMSQISSYMDQCNAMSVDLTSREHLLFMCALKMDKNKSYRERSDRTDKLLNEFGLHECKNNLITKLSAGERKRLFLISELVARPKIIFLDEPTTDLDSLTAMNIIEMLKLISIKDTLVICTIHQPGMAMYNLFTHIVLLADGRNVFSGSIEDVKPFFESLGFRCPAGIDQSEYHISILSQHDPMKSTEEQSLKISEAFLQSSYYKLPAIEKDSKENIQTNLCNKPGQLKQLFWLLWRIYKKKKRTFFSDNLSWISFLISMIAVSLFFYGNNTNTQKGMQNVRGALYMMTSEIIFTVAYSVIYELPSDIINYLRETSIYGPGVYYIATFIGLIPKSIMKSFMFTLSIVLTLHNNIYWNDILYYCLSTTLGAICGTAYGMMMSSWTMNINLTTIIMVPIDMIFLLTAGIFYNLRSLPTYLRYIKYLSIFYYINECLSIIYWSHVDKIGKRDILDCELGEGLPCLENGTEVLYEYGYNGSNFILDLCGMIILTIVMSIVGYFGVKRTRRLLFDKMDPALPSPSSSGHVTRTNQECWTDEEDMFLFILIKNRIEIMHPTSSAETKAQLWIEVEERLNKKYKKRRDINCVKERWEKLKSLAKLDVYTFLSKIKKKLPRNTSYRPSNFNLQIWKLLKPHKMKQGESDDANEYTAYISSFEFPNEINILLDNLIRMSDIVFDPNFSSSSSSTISERSRSLSPPRTMSPVVNTSYRSRSVQPAVNSYMTYEDLTLLSDEENEARRISRMETKRSLLSDLRSLSIDQVPERLLLMNKSWESNLRNVSSFNPNDRWIRLIQSDLRREDLTGATDEFEKEMYRPETSRTEPSRTAPSSSRQPRAEPSSIEPSGAGPSRTESSRTEPSRTEPSRIEPSRIEPSNIEPSKTETSRAEPSRAEPSRAKPMRAKLIRTKPIDIELPPFDDASGYLKEFNVRTSDDSNEERSPQRARCAELKIEPRRSTDQLSSSNITWVVLRESQITMVDNPNEERGAQSQPRIEPTDQSNNQLSSSNITWVVLKESHVTTVDDPNEERGTQSQLRTEPTNQSNRQWFYSNEKWIHLKESNVAPMDDSGEKQTSPILLENEPVYRSDARFLSTSDKIKESDIRTRDDNETRQMQRTHWNESNQQFVRSLYPGERWIRLRETDKSTSDDSGEERRIRAIQRNELLFQSDVAVFHSPSKRIKLKDLEEQDSSILKDNVRERRTSQELKIHPALLSGVKPFQPTDNWIELSETDVMTGDSSESSEHIREVRGTFRIDPSSYTDAQPTDKCAKYKESNVKTSDDSSEEKTTSTASRTESIYYSDDSCVSEAWITIRAPDGSIEAIPMDSARIVAEKVQRVPKKSLSTRTSVQPYYPESWLRIKESLIREKKESRRSLSSPPHVQSYHPIPLPRTRKSIIRESDVFMKPADSDIRPAPRALPRLPRDIPARTIDSNIEVRPGPSSARKLVSPPRVQPYYPDSWIRIRESPTWNRGIRRTDNEIEVKPARRLLSNLPDVQPYYSESWTRMMEPSIRERNIRSSINESEIRSSSRNLSTQHRVLFSDKHVRIREPDIRERSPMRQTSSSTDSRSSTRAETGRHDVRFNKRRETDIREDDHFVRTDYRSQQFTEQIFAEEEHLRRLNVLRAQESEIFLLETELLENQIHIQRMESNLETIQMRKRVALSEYKMAELKEMMVEMNISDYKSQARMTGDPGSGANRGTGGAGSIRAAGGAFGQMEIAHEEQFFYNQQREQIRKLREGIRDEIAFHEEQIRRHQEAIERHNARMSEIHNPPEEQ from the exons ATGGACTTGGTtgttgataaagaaaataatcgaaaaaagatTACATTGTCATGGGAAAATGTGACGGTTAGCGTAAATGATCACAAACAAACTTTCCTACAATCTGTTTGGTCTGATATTAGAAGTGGATCGCGTATTagaaaattagaattattaaagaaag TGTCCGGTTATGCAGAAAGTAATAACATGATTGCTATAATGGGACCAAG tGGCGCCGGAAAGACTACTTTGTTAAGTACGATtgcaaaaaaaattcaacCGACTTGTGGTAGTATCAGAATTAATGGATTAGATGTTTCCGATATTATTATGTCACAAATTTCGAGTTACATGGATCAATGTAATGCAATGTCTGTTGATCTTACATCTAGAGAACATCTTTTGTTtatg tGTGCActaaaaatggataaaaacaAGAGTTATCGTGAAAGAAGTGATAGAACTGACAaacttttaaatgaatttgGATTACatgaatgtaaaaataatttaataacaaagTTGTCAGCTGGCGAGAGGAAACGATTATTTCTAATCTCGGAATTAGTTGCTAGacctaaaattatttttttagatGAGCCTACAAcag atcttgATAGTCTCACAGCAATGAACATTATagaaatgttaaaattaatatcaattaaggATACTTTGGTCATTTGCACTATTCATCAGCCAGGAATGGCAATGTATAATTTGTTTACACATATTGTTTTATTGGCTGATGGTAGAAATGTTTTTTCTGGTAGTATTGAAGATGTCAAGCCGTTTTTCGAAag tcTAGGATTCAGATGTCCAGCTGGTATAGATCAATCGGAATATCACATAAGTATTTTGTCTCAACATGATCCAATGAAATCGACCGAAGAacaatctttaaaaatatccgAAGCATTTTTACAATCGTCTTATTACAAATTACCTGCCATTGAGAAAGattctaaagaaaatatacaaacGAATTTATGCAA caAACCAGGACAATTGAAACAACTTTTTTGGTTACTTTggagaatttataaaaaaaagaagaggacatTTTTTTCTGATAATTTATCGTGGATATCTTTCttg atatctaTGATCGCTGTAAGTCTATTTTTTTAtggtaataatactaatacgcAGAAAGGAATGCAAAATGTTAGAGGAGCATTATACATGATGACgtctgaaataatatttacagttGCTTATTCAGTAATATACGAATTACCAtcagatataattaattatcttcgtGAAACTTCAATCTATGGTCCAGGTGTTTATTACATTGCTACTTTTAttggattg atACCAAAATCTATAATGAAATCCTTTATGTTTACATTGTCAATAGTTTTGACATTgcataataacatttattggaacgatattttatattattgtctttCAACGACATTAGGTGCTATTTGTGGTACTGCTTATGGTATGATGATGTCAAGTTGgacaatgaatattaatttaacgacaataattatggTACCAATcgatatgatttttcttttaaccgccggtatattttataatctgaG aaGTTTACCAACTTATttgagatatataaaatatttgtcaatattttattacatcaaCGAATGTCTCTCAATAATTTATTGGTCTCACGTTGATAAAATtg GTAAACGTGATATTTTAGATTGTGAACTAGGCGAAGGATTACCATGTTTAGAAAATGGAACGGAAGTTTTATATGAGTATGGTTATAATGGGTCCAACTTTATCTTGGATTTATGTGGAATGATAATCTTAACAATCGTCATGTCTATCGTTGGATACTTTGGAGTTAAAAGAACCAGAAGA TTATTATTTGACAAAATGGATCCAGCGTTACCGTCGCCATCATCATCAGGACATGTTACACGAACGAACCAAGAATGTTGGACGGATGAAGAGGATATGTTTTTATTCATCCTTATAAAGAATCGTATCGAAATAATGCACCCTACATCCAGTGCAGAAACGAAGGCACAATTATGGATAGAAGTGGAAGAAcgtttaaacaaaaaatacaaaaaaaggagagacatAAACTGCGTTAAGGAACGTTGGGAAAAGTTGAAGAGTTTGGCAAAACTCGATGTTTATACGTTTCTATCGAAG atCAAAAAAAAGTTACCACGTAACACGAGCTATCGTCCATCGAATTTCAATTTGCAAATTTGGAAATTGTTAAAGCCCCATAAGATGAAGCAGGGGGAGTCCGATGATGCGAACGAGTATACCGCATACATATCCAGTTTCGAATTTCCCAATgagattaatatattattggacAATTTAATAAGAATGAGCGATATCGTGTTCGATCCAAATTTTTCTAGTTCGTCTTCCTCCACTATATCGGAAAGAAGTCGTAGCCTAAGTCCTCCAAGAACGATGTCCCCTGTAGTCAATACATCGTATAGATCTAGATCGGTCCAACCTGCGGTCAATAGTTATATGACATATGAAGATTTGACACTATTATCCGATGAAGAAAACGAAGCCCGTAGAATTTCGAGAATGGAAACAAAAAGATCATTGTTATCAGATCTAAGATCATTGTCGATCGATCAAGTACCAGAAAGACTATTACTAATGAACAAATCATGGGAGTCAAATCTACGTAATg tatCATCGTTTAATCCCAACGATAGATGGATAAGATTAATACAATCTGATCTAAGGAGAGAAGATCTTACAGGAGCGACCGATGAgttcgaaaaagaaatgtatcgaCCAGAGACATCGAGGACCGAACCATCGAGGACTGCACCATCGAGCAGCCGACAACCGAGGGCCGAACCATCGAGTATCGAACCATCGGGGGCCGGACCATCGAGAACCGAATCATCAAGGACCGAACCATCGAGGACAGAACCATCGAGAATCGAACCATCGAGAATCGAACCATCGAATATCGAACCATCGAAAACTGAAACATCAAGGGCCGAACCATCGAGGGCCGAACCATCGAGGGCCAAACCAATGAGGGCCAAACTAATAAGGACCAAACCAATAGATATCGAACTACCTCCATttgatg ATGCATCGGGTTACCTGAAAGAATTTAATGTAAGAACGtctgacgatagtaacgaagaAAGATCACCCCAGAGAGCAAGGTGTGCCGAATTAAAAATCGAACCACGTCGATCTactg atcAACTGTCTAGTTCCAACATTACGTGGGTTGTATTAAGAGAATCTCAGATAACAATGGTTGATAATCCTAACGAAGAAAGAGGGGCGCAATCGCAACCTAGGATCGAACCAACTGATCAatctaata atCAACTGTCTAGTTCCAACATTACGTGGGTTGTATTAAAAGAATCTCATGTGACAACGGTTGATGATCCTAATGAAGAAAGAGGAACGCAATCGCAACTGAGAACCGAACCAACTAATCAatctaata gaCAATGGTTTTATTCAAACGAGAAATGGATACATTTAAAAGAATCCAATGTAGCACCGATGGATGATAGTGGCGAAAAACAAACATCGCCAATATTATTAGAGAACGAACCAGTTTATCGATctgatg CACGATTCCTTTCAACtagcgataaaataaaagaatctgATATAAGAACGAGAGATGATAACGAAACAAGACAAATGCAAAGAACACATTGGAACGAATCAAATCAACAatttg tACGCTCACTTTATCCCGGCGAAAGATGGATTAGACTAAGAGAAACTGATAAATCAACGAGCGATGATAgtggagaagaaagaagaatccgTGCCATACAGAGGAACGAACTATTATTCCAATctgatg TAGCAGTGTTCCATTCCCCCAGTAAAcggattaaattaaaagatttagAAGAACAAGATTCATCAATATTGAAGGAtaatgtaagagaaagaagaacatcACAAGAATTGAAAATACATCCAGCCCTGCTTAGtggtg taaaacCGTTTCAACCCACTGATAACTGGATTGAATTAAGTGAAACCGATGTAATGACAGGAGATTCTTCAGAATCGAGCGAACATATCAGAGAAGTAAGAGGAACATTCAGAATCGACCCATCCTCGTATACtgatg cacaACCCACCGATAAATGTGCTAAATATAAAGAATCTAATGTAAAAACGAGCGACGATAGTTCCGAAGAGAAAACAACGTCCACAGCATCAAGAACAGAATCAATTTATTACTCTGATG attCATGCGTTTCCGAAGCATGGATTACAATAAGAGCACCCGATGGATCGATAGAAGCAATTCCTATGGATTCGGCCCGTATTGTAGCTGAAAAAGTTCAAAGAGTACCAAAGAAAAGTTTATCTACTCGAACTAgtg TACAACCGTATTATCCCGAATCATGGCTTAGGATAAAAGAATCTCttataagggaaaaaaaagaatcaaggAGGTCCTTATCAAGCCCTCCtcatg TACAATCGTATCACCCGATACCACTGCCTAGAACAAGAAAGTCTATTATAAGGGAATCAGATGTATTTATGAAACCGGCCGATAGTGATATTAGACCAGCACCAAGGGCTTTACCAAGGTTACCTcgtg ATATTCCTGCGAGAACAATCGATAGTAATATAGAAGTAAGACCAGGACCTTCATCAGCAAGGAAATTAGTGAGCCCACCtcgtg tACAACCGTACTATCCGGATTCGTGGATTAGAATAAGAGAATCTCCTACTTGGAATAGAGGAATCAGAAGGACCGATAATGAAATCGAAGTAAAACCAGCACGAAGGCTCTTATCAAACTTACcagatg taCAACCATATTATTCGGAATCGTGGACTAGAATGATGGAACCttctataagagaaagaaatataagatcGTCCATAAATGAATCCGAAATAAGATCATCGTCGAGGAACTTATCAACTCAACAtcgtg tacTTTTCTCGGATAAACATGTTAGAATAAGAGAACCTGATATAAGGGAAAGATCACCTATGAGACAAACTAGTAGTTCTACTGATTCAAGATCATCGACGAGGGCCGAAACAGGCCGACatgatg tacgttttaataaaagaaggGAGACCGATATAAGAGAAGATGATCATTTTGTAAGAACTGATTATCGTTCCCAACAATTCACGGAACAAATTTTCGCCGAGGAAGAACATTTAAGAAGATTAAATGTATTGAGAGCCCAGGAgagcgaaatatttttattagagaCCGAACTTCTAGAAAATCAAATTCATATTCAACGAATGGAAAGCAATCTCGAAACGATACAAATGCGAAAACGAGTTGCTTTGAGCGAATATAAAATGGCGGAACTGAAGGAGATGATGGTCGAGATGAATATATCCGATTACAAAAG TCAAGCGAGAATGACTGGCGACCCTGGTTCTGGTGCAAACAGAGGCACTGGCGGTGCTGGTTCTATCCGAGCAGCTGGAGGGGCTTTTGGACAAATGGAAATTGCTCATGAAGAACAATTCTTTTATAATCAG CAAAGGGAACAGATAAGAAAGTTGAGAGAAGGTATTCGCGACGAAATTGCTTTTCATGAGGAACAAATCCGCCGTCATCAAGAAGCTATTGAACGTCATAATGCAAGAATGAGTGAAATACATAATCCTCCTgaagaacaataa
- the LOC124429239 gene encoding uncharacterized protein LOC124429239 isoform X5, protein MDLVVDKENNRKKITLSWENVTVSVNDHKQTFLQSVWSDIRSGSRIRKLELLKKVSGYAESNNMIAIMGPSGAGKTTLLSTIAKKIQPTCGSIRINGLDVSDIIMSQISSYMDQCNAMSVDLTSREHLLFMCALKMDKNKSYRERSDRTDKLLNEFGLHECKNNLITKLSAGERKRLFLISELVARPKIIFLDEPTTDLDSLTAMNIIEMLKLISIKDTLVICTIHQPGMAMYNLFTHIVLLADGRNVFSGSIEDVKPFFESLGFRCPAGIDQSEYHISILSQHDPMKSTEEQSLKISEAFLQSSYYKLPAIEKDSKENIQTNLCNKPGQLKQLFWLLWRIYKKKKRTFFSDNLSWISFLISMIAVSLFFYGNNTNTQKGMQNVRGALYMMTSEIIFTVAYSVIYELPSDIINYLRETSIYGPGVYYIATFIGLIPKSIMKSFMFTLSIVLTLHNNIYWNDILYYCLSTTLGAICGTAYGMMMSSWTMNINLTTIIMVPIDMIFLLTAGIFYNLRSLPTYLRYIKYLSIFYYINECLSIIYWSHVDKIDCELGEGLPCLENGTEVLYEYGYNGSNFILDLCGMIILTIVMSIVGYFGVKRTRRLLFDKMDPALPSPSSSGHVTRTNQECWTDEEDMFLFILIKNRIEIMHPTSSAETKAQLWIEVEERLNKKYKKRRDINCVKERWEKLKSLAKLDVYTFLSKIKKKLPRNTSYRPSNFNLQIWKLLKPHKMKQGESDDANEYTAYISSFEFPNEINILLDNLIRMSDIVFDPNFSSSSSSTISERSRSLSPPRTMSPVVNTSYRSRSVQPAVNSYMTYEDLTLLSDEENEARRISRMETKRSLLSDLRSLSIDQVPERLLLMNKSWESNLRNVSSFNPNDRWIRLIQSDLRREDLTGATDEFEKEMYRPETSRTEPSRTAPSSSRQPRAEPSSIEPSGAGPSRTESSRTEPSRTEPSRIEPSRIEPSNIEPSKTETSRAEPSRAEPSRAKPMRAKLIRTKPIDIELPPFDDASGYLKEFNVRTSDDSNEERSPQRARCAELKIEPRRSTDQLSSSNITWVVLRESQITMVDNPNEERGAQSQPRIEPTDQSNNQLSSSNITWVVLKESHVTTVDDPNEERGTQSQLRTEPTNQSNRQWFYSNEKWIHLKESNVAPMDDSGEKQTSPILLENEPVYRSDARFLSTSDKIKESDIRTRDDNETRQMQRTHWNESNQQFVRSLYPGERWIRLRETDKSTSDDSGEERRIRAIQRNELLFQSDVAVFHSPSKRIKLKDLEEQDSSILKDNVRERRTSQELKIHPALLSGVKPFQPTDNWIELSETDVMTGDSSESSEHIREVRGTFRIDPSSYTDAQPTDKCAKYKESNVKTSDDSSEEKTTSTASRTESIYYSDDSCVSEAWITIRAPDGSIEAIPMDSARIVAEKVQRVPKKSLSTRTSVQPYYPESWLRIKESLIREKKESRRSLSSPPHVQSYHPIPLPRTRKSIIRESDVFMKPADSDIRPAPRALPRLPRDIPARTIDSNIEVRPGPSSARKLVSPPRVQPYYPDSWIRIRESPTWNRGIRRTDNEIEVKPARRLLSNLPDVQPYYSESWTRMMEPSIRERNIRSSINESEIRSSSRNLSTQHRVLFSDKHVRIREPDIRERSPMRQTSSSTDSRSSTRAETGRHDVRFNKRRETDIREDDHFVRTDYRSQQFTEQIFAEEEHLRRLNVLRAQESEIFLLETELLENQIHIQRMESNLETIQMRKRVALSEYKMAELKEMMVEMNISDYKSQARMTGDPGSGANRGTGGAGSIRAAGGAFGQMEIAHEEQFFYNQQREQIRKLREGIRDEIAFHEEQIRRHQEAIERHNARMSEIHNPPEEQ, encoded by the exons ATGGACTTGGTtgttgataaagaaaataatcgaaaaaagatTACATTGTCATGGGAAAATGTGACGGTTAGCGTAAATGATCACAAACAAACTTTCCTACAATCTGTTTGGTCTGATATTAGAAGTGGATCGCGTATTagaaaattagaattattaaagaaag TGTCCGGTTATGCAGAAAGTAATAACATGATTGCTATAATGGGACCAAG tGGCGCCGGAAAGACTACTTTGTTAAGTACGATtgcaaaaaaaattcaacCGACTTGTGGTAGTATCAGAATTAATGGATTAGATGTTTCCGATATTATTATGTCACAAATTTCGAGTTACATGGATCAATGTAATGCAATGTCTGTTGATCTTACATCTAGAGAACATCTTTTGTTtatg tGTGCActaaaaatggataaaaacaAGAGTTATCGTGAAAGAAGTGATAGAACTGACAaacttttaaatgaatttgGATTACatgaatgtaaaaataatttaataacaaagTTGTCAGCTGGCGAGAGGAAACGATTATTTCTAATCTCGGAATTAGTTGCTAGacctaaaattatttttttagatGAGCCTACAAcag atcttgATAGTCTCACAGCAATGAACATTATagaaatgttaaaattaatatcaattaaggATACTTTGGTCATTTGCACTATTCATCAGCCAGGAATGGCAATGTATAATTTGTTTACACATATTGTTTTATTGGCTGATGGTAGAAATGTTTTTTCTGGTAGTATTGAAGATGTCAAGCCGTTTTTCGAAag tcTAGGATTCAGATGTCCAGCTGGTATAGATCAATCGGAATATCACATAAGTATTTTGTCTCAACATGATCCAATGAAATCGACCGAAGAacaatctttaaaaatatccgAAGCATTTTTACAATCGTCTTATTACAAATTACCTGCCATTGAGAAAGattctaaagaaaatatacaaacGAATTTATGCAA caAACCAGGACAATTGAAACAACTTTTTTGGTTACTTTggagaatttataaaaaaaagaagaggacatTTTTTTCTGATAATTTATCGTGGATATCTTTCttg atatctaTGATCGCTGTAAGTCTATTTTTTTAtggtaataatactaatacgcAGAAAGGAATGCAAAATGTTAGAGGAGCATTATACATGATGACgtctgaaataatatttacagttGCTTATTCAGTAATATACGAATTACCAtcagatataattaattatcttcgtGAAACTTCAATCTATGGTCCAGGTGTTTATTACATTGCTACTTTTAttggattg atACCAAAATCTATAATGAAATCCTTTATGTTTACATTGTCAATAGTTTTGACATTgcataataacatttattggaacgatattttatattattgtctttCAACGACATTAGGTGCTATTTGTGGTACTGCTTATGGTATGATGATGTCAAGTTGgacaatgaatattaatttaacgacaataattatggTACCAATcgatatgatttttcttttaaccgccggtatattttataatctgaG aaGTTTACCAACTTATttgagatatataaaatatttgtcaatattttattacatcaaCGAATGTCTCTCAATAATTTATTGGTCTCACGTTGATAAAATtg ATTGTGAACTAGGCGAAGGATTACCATGTTTAGAAAATGGAACGGAAGTTTTATATGAGTATGGTTATAATGGGTCCAACTTTATCTTGGATTTATGTGGAATGATAATCTTAACAATCGTCATGTCTATCGTTGGATACTTTGGAGTTAAAAGAACCAGAAGA TTATTATTTGACAAAATGGATCCAGCGTTACCGTCGCCATCATCATCAGGACATGTTACACGAACGAACCAAGAATGTTGGACGGATGAAGAGGATATGTTTTTATTCATCCTTATAAAGAATCGTATCGAAATAATGCACCCTACATCCAGTGCAGAAACGAAGGCACAATTATGGATAGAAGTGGAAGAAcgtttaaacaaaaaatacaaaaaaaggagagacatAAACTGCGTTAAGGAACGTTGGGAAAAGTTGAAGAGTTTGGCAAAACTCGATGTTTATACGTTTCTATCGAAG atCAAAAAAAAGTTACCACGTAACACGAGCTATCGTCCATCGAATTTCAATTTGCAAATTTGGAAATTGTTAAAGCCCCATAAGATGAAGCAGGGGGAGTCCGATGATGCGAACGAGTATACCGCATACATATCCAGTTTCGAATTTCCCAATgagattaatatattattggacAATTTAATAAGAATGAGCGATATCGTGTTCGATCCAAATTTTTCTAGTTCGTCTTCCTCCACTATATCGGAAAGAAGTCGTAGCCTAAGTCCTCCAAGAACGATGTCCCCTGTAGTCAATACATCGTATAGATCTAGATCGGTCCAACCTGCGGTCAATAGTTATATGACATATGAAGATTTGACACTATTATCCGATGAAGAAAACGAAGCCCGTAGAATTTCGAGAATGGAAACAAAAAGATCATTGTTATCAGATCTAAGATCATTGTCGATCGATCAAGTACCAGAAAGACTATTACTAATGAACAAATCATGGGAGTCAAATCTACGTAATg tatCATCGTTTAATCCCAACGATAGATGGATAAGATTAATACAATCTGATCTAAGGAGAGAAGATCTTACAGGAGCGACCGATGAgttcgaaaaagaaatgtatcgaCCAGAGACATCGAGGACCGAACCATCGAGGACTGCACCATCGAGCAGCCGACAACCGAGGGCCGAACCATCGAGTATCGAACCATCGGGGGCCGGACCATCGAGAACCGAATCATCAAGGACCGAACCATCGAGGACAGAACCATCGAGAATCGAACCATCGAGAATCGAACCATCGAATATCGAACCATCGAAAACTGAAACATCAAGGGCCGAACCATCGAGGGCCGAACCATCGAGGGCCAAACCAATGAGGGCCAAACTAATAAGGACCAAACCAATAGATATCGAACTACCTCCATttgatg ATGCATCGGGTTACCTGAAAGAATTTAATGTAAGAACGtctgacgatagtaacgaagaAAGATCACCCCAGAGAGCAAGGTGTGCCGAATTAAAAATCGAACCACGTCGATCTactg atcAACTGTCTAGTTCCAACATTACGTGGGTTGTATTAAGAGAATCTCAGATAACAATGGTTGATAATCCTAACGAAGAAAGAGGGGCGCAATCGCAACCTAGGATCGAACCAACTGATCAatctaata atCAACTGTCTAGTTCCAACATTACGTGGGTTGTATTAAAAGAATCTCATGTGACAACGGTTGATGATCCTAATGAAGAAAGAGGAACGCAATCGCAACTGAGAACCGAACCAACTAATCAatctaata gaCAATGGTTTTATTCAAACGAGAAATGGATACATTTAAAAGAATCCAATGTAGCACCGATGGATGATAGTGGCGAAAAACAAACATCGCCAATATTATTAGAGAACGAACCAGTTTATCGATctgatg CACGATTCCTTTCAACtagcgataaaataaaagaatctgATATAAGAACGAGAGATGATAACGAAACAAGACAAATGCAAAGAACACATTGGAACGAATCAAATCAACAatttg tACGCTCACTTTATCCCGGCGAAAGATGGATTAGACTAAGAGAAACTGATAAATCAACGAGCGATGATAgtggagaagaaagaagaatccgTGCCATACAGAGGAACGAACTATTATTCCAATctgatg TAGCAGTGTTCCATTCCCCCAGTAAAcggattaaattaaaagatttagAAGAACAAGATTCATCAATATTGAAGGAtaatgtaagagaaagaagaacatcACAAGAATTGAAAATACATCCAGCCCTGCTTAGtggtg taaaacCGTTTCAACCCACTGATAACTGGATTGAATTAAGTGAAACCGATGTAATGACAGGAGATTCTTCAGAATCGAGCGAACATATCAGAGAAGTAAGAGGAACATTCAGAATCGACCCATCCTCGTATACtgatg cacaACCCACCGATAAATGTGCTAAATATAAAGAATCTAATGTAAAAACGAGCGACGATAGTTCCGAAGAGAAAACAACGTCCACAGCATCAAGAACAGAATCAATTTATTACTCTGATG attCATGCGTTTCCGAAGCATGGATTACAATAAGAGCACCCGATGGATCGATAGAAGCAATTCCTATGGATTCGGCCCGTATTGTAGCTGAAAAAGTTCAAAGAGTACCAAAGAAAAGTTTATCTACTCGAACTAgtg TACAACCGTATTATCCCGAATCATGGCTTAGGATAAAAGAATCTCttataagggaaaaaaaagaatcaaggAGGTCCTTATCAAGCCCTCCtcatg TACAATCGTATCACCCGATACCACTGCCTAGAACAAGAAAGTCTATTATAAGGGAATCAGATGTATTTATGAAACCGGCCGATAGTGATATTAGACCAGCACCAAGGGCTTTACCAAGGTTACCTcgtg ATATTCCTGCGAGAACAATCGATAGTAATATAGAAGTAAGACCAGGACCTTCATCAGCAAGGAAATTAGTGAGCCCACCtcgtg tACAACCGTACTATCCGGATTCGTGGATTAGAATAAGAGAATCTCCTACTTGGAATAGAGGAATCAGAAGGACCGATAATGAAATCGAAGTAAAACCAGCACGAAGGCTCTTATCAAACTTACcagatg taCAACCATATTATTCGGAATCGTGGACTAGAATGATGGAACCttctataagagaaagaaatataagatcGTCCATAAATGAATCCGAAATAAGATCATCGTCGAGGAACTTATCAACTCAACAtcgtg tacTTTTCTCGGATAAACATGTTAGAATAAGAGAACCTGATATAAGGGAAAGATCACCTATGAGACAAACTAGTAGTTCTACTGATTCAAGATCATCGACGAGGGCCGAAACAGGCCGACatgatg tacgttttaataaaagaaggGAGACCGATATAAGAGAAGATGATCATTTTGTAAGAACTGATTATCGTTCCCAACAATTCACGGAACAAATTTTCGCCGAGGAAGAACATTTAAGAAGATTAAATGTATTGAGAGCCCAGGAgagcgaaatatttttattagagaCCGAACTTCTAGAAAATCAAATTCATATTCAACGAATGGAAAGCAATCTCGAAACGATACAAATGCGAAAACGAGTTGCTTTGAGCGAATATAAAATGGCGGAACTGAAGGAGATGATGGTCGAGATGAATATATCCGATTACAAAAG TCAAGCGAGAATGACTGGCGACCCTGGTTCTGGTGCAAACAGAGGCACTGGCGGTGCTGGTTCTATCCGAGCAGCTGGAGGGGCTTTTGGACAAATGGAAATTGCTCATGAAGAACAATTCTTTTATAATCAG CAAAGGGAACAGATAAGAAAGTTGAGAGAAGGTATTCGCGACGAAATTGCTTTTCATGAGGAACAAATCCGCCGTCATCAAGAAGCTATTGAACGTCATAATGCAAGAATGAGTGAAATACATAATCCTCCTgaagaacaataa